A single region of the Agromyces sp. Leaf222 genome encodes:
- the ruvA gene encoding Holliday junction branch migration protein RuvA, whose protein sequence is MISSLRGPVLVAAGTSLVIDVGGVGMHVNTTPALALEARVGHELFVHTTLIVREDALTLFGFGTRDELDVFELLIGVTGVGPRSALGVLSALSPSQVATAIAADDDAAFRKVTGIGPKTAKLITVSLAGKLVAPNAVDVPVVAGASRGVVDSVLAALTGLGWTERAAVEAVDEVMAEASAADAASIPAVLRLSLARLGPAQTVGRSR, encoded by the coding sequence GTGATCTCCTCCCTCCGCGGGCCAGTGCTCGTCGCTGCCGGTACCTCGCTCGTGATCGACGTCGGCGGAGTCGGCATGCACGTGAACACGACGCCCGCGCTCGCGCTCGAGGCTCGCGTCGGTCACGAGCTGTTCGTGCACACGACGCTCATCGTCCGCGAAGACGCGCTGACGCTGTTCGGATTCGGCACGCGTGACGAGCTCGACGTGTTCGAACTGCTCATCGGGGTCACCGGCGTGGGTCCGCGTTCTGCGCTCGGCGTGCTCTCGGCGTTGTCGCCGTCGCAGGTCGCCACGGCCATCGCCGCCGACGACGATGCCGCGTTCCGCAAGGTCACGGGCATCGGCCCGAAGACCGCGAAGCTCATCACCGTCTCGCTGGCGGGCAAGCTCGTCGCGCCGAACGCCGTCGACGTGCCCGTCGTGGCGGGGGCGTCGCGAGGTGTGGTCGACAGCGTGCTGGCGGCGCTCACCGGTCTCGGGTGGACCGAACGTGCGGCCGTCGAGGCCGTCGACGAGGTGATGGCCGAGGCCTCTGCCGCCGACGCGGCCTCGATCCCGGCCGTGCTCCGCCTCTCGCTCGCCCGGCTCGGCCCGGCGCAGACCGTCGGGCGGTCGCGATGA
- the ruvB gene encoding Holliday junction branch migration DNA helicase RuvB, which translates to MSDAVGGDVDLTDPVLASEAELAFEGALRPRSLAEFVGQTRVRGQLQLLLTAATLQQRTPDHILLAGPPGLGKTTLAMIVAHESGRPLRMSSGPAIQHAGDLAAILSSLVPGEVLFIDEIHRMARSAEEMLYLAMEDFRIDIMVGKGAGATSVPLDLSPFTLVGATTRAGLLPNPLRDRFGFTAHLEFYDDAELEQVLARAAPMLGLDVDHDALVEISGRCRGTPRIANRLLRRVRDYALVHTGRADLATVEAALDLYDVDALGLDRLDRAVMQTILTRFGGGPVGLNTLAVSVGEESETIEAVVEPFLVRIGLITRTPRGRVATPEAWRHFGLSQGGTALPIDDL; encoded by the coding sequence ATGAGCGACGCCGTCGGCGGCGACGTCGACCTCACCGACCCCGTGCTCGCCTCCGAGGCAGAGCTGGCCTTCGAGGGCGCACTTCGTCCACGCAGTCTCGCCGAGTTCGTCGGCCAGACTCGCGTGCGCGGGCAACTGCAGCTGCTGCTCACCGCGGCGACGCTGCAGCAGCGCACGCCCGACCACATCCTCCTGGCCGGCCCTCCCGGGCTCGGCAAGACGACGCTCGCCATGATCGTCGCCCACGAGAGCGGTCGGCCGCTGCGCATGTCGAGCGGCCCCGCGATCCAGCACGCCGGCGACCTGGCCGCGATCCTCAGCTCGCTGGTTCCGGGCGAGGTGCTCTTCATCGACGAGATCCACCGCATGGCCCGCTCCGCCGAAGAGATGCTCTACCTCGCCATGGAGGACTTCCGCATCGACATCATGGTCGGCAAGGGCGCCGGCGCGACCTCCGTGCCGCTCGACCTCTCGCCGTTCACCCTCGTCGGAGCCACGACGCGGGCGGGCCTGCTCCCGAACCCGCTGCGCGACCGCTTCGGCTTCACGGCTCACCTCGAGTTCTACGACGACGCCGAGCTCGAACAGGTCCTCGCGCGCGCCGCCCCCATGCTCGGGCTCGACGTCGACCACGATGCGCTCGTCGAGATCTCCGGCCGCTGCCGGGGCACGCCCCGAATCGCGAACCGGCTGCTTCGACGCGTCCGCGACTACGCGCTCGTGCACACCGGCCGCGCCGACCTCGCCACCGTCGAGGCGGCGCTCGACCTCTACGACGTCGACGCCCTCGGACTCGATCGGCTCGACCGAGCGGTCATGCAGACGATCCTCACGAGGTTCGGCGGCGGGCCCGTCGGCTTGAACACCCTCGCGGTGTCGGTCGGCGAGGAGTCCGAGACCATCGAGGCGGTCGTCGAACCCTTCCTGGTGCGCATCGGCCTGATCACGCGCACCCCTCGCGGCCGTGTCGCCACCCCCGAGGCATGGCGGCATTTCGGCCTCTCGCAGGGCGGCACGGCGCTTCCGATCGATGACCTATAA
- the yajC gene encoding preprotein translocase subunit YajC yields the protein MLAVLAVLIFFMFRNSRKRQAEAQKLQSKVQPGARVMTNFGVYGTIVSIDEEENQVQLEVSPGTVLTVHRQTVARVVEPAVTDDETAAPEALEREPEFGERDEAHTTETPGDTTPDVKKSDD from the coding sequence ATGCTCGCCGTCCTGGCGGTGCTGATCTTCTTCATGTTCCGCAACTCGCGCAAGCGTCAGGCCGAAGCGCAGAAGCTGCAGTCGAAGGTCCAGCCCGGCGCACGCGTCATGACGAACTTCGGCGTCTACGGCACCATCGTCTCGATCGACGAAGAAGAGAACCAGGTGCAGCTCGAGGTCTCGCCCGGCACGGTCCTGACCGTGCACCGCCAGACCGTCGCGCGCGTGGTCGAGCCCGCCGTCACCGACGACGAGACCGCGGCTCCCGAAGCGCTCGAGCGCGAGCCCGAGTTCGGTGAGCGCGACGAGGCGCACACCACCGAGACCCCCGGCGACACGACTCCCGACGTCAAGAAGTCGGACGACTAA
- the secD gene encoding protein translocase subunit SecD, with translation MAAPSKRSSRPASVRKAWRSLTWLGVIIVGLFAINAAGVIWGGGSWTPKLALDLEGGTQIILEPQLESGQTATQEQLDQAVAIIRQRVDASGVAEPEINTEGSNVVVRIPGELDDQTRARIESSAKLELRAVLLSDAATNQQISPTDDPAATDPAEELSSTPTAVPTDGSDPAWVTPALQEEFDTFDCSTLDDAATNVAPADEPLVTCDQSRTVKYLLGPVEASGENIVDATNGQVQTQTGASTGTWAVNIQFDDQGTKDFASVSTRLFGLSGQTPRDQFAFVLDGAVLTAPSMNGAITDGRPQITGSFTQESSKALADQLKFGALPLSFSVQSSETISPTLGSSQLQAGLLAGLIGLILVVIYTLFQYRALGSVTIASLVIAGVITYLMITILSWREGYRLSLAGIAGLIVAIGFTADSFIVYFERVRDELRDGRPLVGAVEAGWKRAFRTVLASKGVNLLAAVVLFVLAVGSVKGFAYTLGLTTIIDVVVVILFTHPMLQLLAQTKFFSSGNPWSGLDPTALGAVYRGRAEFRKPVAVPAGKVASSSKEAQRRQTIAERKAHATSGAGSSEGKES, from the coding sequence GTGGCTGCACCCTCCAAGCGGTCGTCGCGTCCGGCGTCCGTTCGCAAGGCTTGGCGATCGCTCACCTGGCTCGGTGTCATCATCGTCGGCCTCTTCGCCATCAACGCTGCCGGCGTCATCTGGGGCGGTGGTTCCTGGACGCCCAAGCTCGCGCTCGACCTCGAGGGCGGCACGCAGATCATCCTCGAGCCTCAGCTCGAGAGCGGCCAGACCGCGACGCAAGAGCAGCTCGACCAGGCGGTGGCGATCATCCGCCAGCGCGTCGACGCCTCGGGCGTCGCCGAGCCCGAGATCAACACCGAGGGGTCGAACGTCGTCGTTCGCATCCCGGGTGAGCTCGACGACCAGACGCGTGCGCGCATCGAGTCGTCGGCGAAGCTCGAGCTCCGTGCGGTGCTGCTGTCCGACGCCGCGACGAACCAGCAGATCAGCCCGACCGACGACCCGGCGGCGACCGATCCTGCCGAGGAGCTCTCGTCGACGCCGACCGCGGTTCCGACCGACGGCAGCGACCCGGCGTGGGTGACCCCCGCGTTGCAAGAGGAGTTCGACACCTTCGACTGCTCGACGCTCGACGATGCCGCGACGAACGTCGCACCTGCAGACGAGCCCCTCGTCACCTGCGACCAGAGCCGCACCGTCAAGTACCTGCTCGGCCCGGTCGAGGCGAGCGGCGAGAACATCGTCGACGCGACCAACGGCCAGGTGCAGACCCAGACCGGTGCGAGCACCGGAACGTGGGCCGTCAACATCCAGTTCGACGATCAGGGCACGAAGGACTTCGCGTCGGTCAGCACGCGGCTCTTCGGCCTCTCGGGCCAGACCCCGCGCGACCAGTTCGCGTTCGTGCTCGACGGAGCGGTGCTCACCGCCCCGTCGATGAACGGCGCGATCACCGACGGTCGCCCGCAGATCACCGGCAGCTTCACGCAGGAGTCCTCGAAGGCCCTCGCCGACCAGCTCAAGTTCGGCGCGCTGCCGCTGAGCTTCAGCGTGCAGTCCTCAGAGACGATCTCGCCGACGCTGGGTTCATCGCAGCTGCAGGCGGGTCTGCTCGCGGGCCTCATCGGCCTGATCCTCGTCGTGATCTACACGCTGTTCCAATACCGGGCGCTCGGCTCGGTCACGATCGCGTCGCTCGTGATCGCCGGTGTCATCACCTACCTGATGATCACGATCCTGTCGTGGCGCGAGGGATACCGTCTCTCGCTGGCCGGTATCGCGGGTCTGATCGTCGCGATCGGATTCACGGCGGACTCGTTCATCGTGTACTTCGAGCGCGTGCGTGACGAGCTCCGCGACGGCCGCCCCCTCGTTGGCGCCGTCGAGGCCGGATGGAAGCGCGCGTTCCGCACGGTGCTCGCATCGAAGGGCGTGAACCTCCTCGCGGCGGTCGTGCTCTTCGTGCTCGCGGTCGGCAGCGTCAAGGGCTTCGCCTACACCCTCGGTCTGACGACGATCATCGACGTCGTCGTGGTGATCCTGTTCACCCACCCGATGCTGCAGCTGCTCGCGCAGACGAAGTTCTTCTCGAGCGGCAACCCGTGGTCGGGCCTCGACCCGACCGCCCTCGGCGCCGTCTACCGAGGTCGCGCGGAGTTCCGCAAGCCGGTCGCCGTGCCCGCGGGCAAGGTGGCGTCCAGTTCGAAGGAAGCACAGCGACGTCAGACCATCGCGGAGCGCAAGGCGCACGCGACGTCGGGCGCAGGTTCGAGTGAAGGCAAGGAGTCCTGA
- the secF gene encoding protein translocase subunit SecF → MASRLTTFGNDLYTGKRSFNFVGGRKKWYIIAAVLIVLSILVPAVRGVQFSIEFRGGSQFQIADVANPDPEIAQEAVAEVVPEATTIVQVVGADGIRVQTDQLEQADSLAVSKALAEAYDVPESEVTSSFIGPSWGADVTRQALVGLGAFLLLAGIIMAIYFRTWKMSLAAILALIADLVVTVGLYAAVGFEISPAATIGILTILSYSLYDTVVVFDKIRENTEQDGSESRRTFAESVNLAVNQTLVRSINTSVVAALPVASILFIGAGALGADTLRDISLALLIGILVGTWSTVFLAAPLYSQLRESEPVIRRHDQKVLKDRERAGETAGSEAEPANA, encoded by the coding sequence ATGGCGAGCCGTCTGACCACATTCGGTAACGACCTCTACACGGGCAAGCGCTCGTTCAACTTCGTCGGCGGCCGCAAGAAGTGGTACATCATCGCCGCGGTGCTGATCGTGCTCTCGATCCTGGTGCCCGCGGTTCGCGGCGTGCAGTTCAGCATCGAGTTCCGCGGTGGTTCGCAGTTCCAGATCGCGGATGTCGCGAACCCCGATCCCGAGATCGCCCAAGAGGCCGTCGCCGAAGTGGTGCCCGAGGCGACGACGATCGTGCAGGTGGTCGGCGCAGACGGCATCCGCGTGCAGACCGACCAGCTCGAACAGGCCGACTCCCTCGCGGTGAGCAAGGCCCTGGCCGAGGCCTACGACGTGCCCGAGTCCGAGGTGACGTCGTCGTTCATCGGCCCGAGCTGGGGAGCGGATGTCACCAGGCAGGCGCTCGTCGGTCTCGGCGCGTTCCTGTTGCTCGCGGGCATCATCATGGCGATCTACTTCCGTACCTGGAAGATGTCGCTCGCGGCGATCCTCGCGCTCATCGCCGACCTCGTGGTCACCGTCGGCCTCTACGCGGCCGTCGGCTTCGAGATCAGCCCGGCGGCGACCATCGGTATCCTCACGATCCTCAGCTACTCGCTGTACGACACGGTCGTGGTCTTCGACAAGATCCGTGAGAACACCGAGCAGGACGGCAGCGAGTCGCGTCGCACGTTCGCCGAGTCGGTCAACCTCGCGGTGAATCAGACCCTCGTGCGCTCCATCAACACGAGCGTCGTCGCGGCCCTGCCAGTGGCCTCGATTCTCTTCATCGGTGCAGGCGCGCTCGGCGCCGACACGCTGCGCGACATCTCGCTCGCGCTGCTCATCGGCATCCTCGTCGGCACCTGGTCGACGGTGTTCCTCGCCGCTCCGCTCTACTCGCAGTTGCGCGAGAGCGAGCCGGTGATCCGCCGGCACGACCAGAAGGTCCTCAAGGATCGCGAACGGGCCGGCGAAACGGCCGGTTCAGAGGCGGAGCCCGCGAACGCGTGA
- a CDS encoding bifunctional (p)ppGpp synthetase/guanosine-3',5'-bis(diphosphate) 3'-pyrophosphohydrolase has product MTETGVNSTASLRRLVPRIFSKATPSGAVDTLLRTVRMHHPKADLALVERAYTVAERAHEGQKRKSGEPYITHPVAVAQILADLGIGSKTVAAALLHDTVEDTAYTLDQVRADFGDEIAMLVDGVTKLDKVKYGDSTQAETVRKMIVAMSKDIRVLIIKLADRLHNARTWGFVPAASATRKATETLEIYAPLAHRLGIQTIKWELEDLSFAVLYPKLYAEIESLVKQRTPQREEFVQQVIDLVNDDLKSARIRGKVAGRPKQYYSIYQKMIVRGRDFDEIYDLVGIRVLVNSVRDCYAVLGSIHARWTPVPGRFKDYIATPKFNLYQSLHTTVIGPKGRPVEIQIRTHDMHQRAEYGVAAHWKYKERMATGSRTDSASTSANETDMAWLAHISDWQAETADPGEFLDSLRYEIGAKEVYVFTPKGRVIGLPSGATPVDFAYAVHTEVGHRTMGAKVNGRLVPLESTLASGDVVEVFTSKNPDSGPSQDWLGFVKSPRARNKIRQWFTKERRDEAIEQGRDAIARAMRKQNLPLQKLMSQDSFAEVAAQLRYDDVSALYAAVGEGHVSTQSVLEKVVALVRDAQEGDEPELPIPTRSRTAQRHSDSGVLVRGAPDILVKLARCCTPVPGDAIVGFITRGSGVSVHQSTCHNVQSLMREPERMIDVEWAPSSKSVFLVQIQIEALDRAGLLSDVTRVLSEHHVNILSASVSTSTDRLALSRFVFEMGDTTHLDRVLNAVRRIDAVYDVYRVSDG; this is encoded by the coding sequence ATGACTGAGACTGGGGTCAACTCGACCGCATCGCTGCGTCGGCTCGTGCCGCGCATCTTCTCGAAGGCCACGCCCTCGGGCGCAGTCGACACGCTGCTCCGCACGGTGCGCATGCACCATCCGAAGGCCGATCTCGCGCTCGTCGAACGGGCGTACACGGTCGCGGAGCGCGCGCACGAGGGGCAGAAGCGCAAGAGCGGCGAGCCGTACATCACGCATCCCGTCGCGGTGGCGCAGATCCTCGCGGATCTCGGCATCGGCTCGAAGACGGTCGCCGCCGCGCTCCTGCACGACACCGTCGAAGACACGGCGTACACGCTCGACCAGGTCCGTGCCGATTTCGGCGACGAGATCGCGATGCTCGTCGATGGCGTCACCAAGCTCGACAAGGTCAAGTACGGGGACTCGACGCAGGCCGAGACCGTCCGCAAGATGATCGTCGCGATGTCCAAGGACATCCGCGTACTCATCATCAAACTCGCCGACCGTCTGCACAACGCGCGCACCTGGGGCTTCGTGCCTGCGGCATCCGCGACCCGCAAGGCAACCGAGACGCTCGAGATCTACGCGCCGCTCGCGCACCGACTGGGGATCCAGACGATCAAGTGGGAACTCGAAGACCTCTCGTTCGCGGTGCTCTACCCGAAGCTCTACGCCGAGATCGAGAGCCTCGTCAAGCAGCGCACGCCCCAGCGCGAGGAGTTCGTGCAGCAGGTCATCGACCTCGTGAACGACGACCTCAAGAGCGCTCGCATCCGCGGCAAGGTGGCGGGCCGGCCCAAGCAGTACTACTCGATCTACCAGAAGATGATCGTGCGAGGCCGTGACTTCGACGAGATCTACGACCTGGTCGGCATCCGGGTGCTCGTGAACTCCGTTCGCGACTGCTACGCCGTGCTCGGCTCGATCCACGCCCGGTGGACCCCGGTGCCCGGTCGCTTCAAGGACTACATCGCGACGCCGAAGTTCAACCTCTACCAGTCGCTGCACACGACCGTCATCGGGCCGAAGGGCCGGCCGGTCGAGATCCAGATCCGAACGCACGACATGCACCAGCGTGCCGAGTACGGCGTCGCGGCGCACTGGAAGTACAAGGAGCGGATGGCCACCGGCAGCCGCACCGACTCCGCGAGCACGAGCGCGAACGAGACCGACATGGCGTGGCTCGCGCACATCTCCGACTGGCAGGCCGAGACCGCCGACCCTGGGGAGTTCCTCGACTCGCTGCGATACGAGATCGGTGCGAAGGAGGTCTACGTCTTCACGCCGAAGGGGCGCGTGATCGGGCTCCCATCGGGCGCGACGCCCGTCGACTTCGCGTACGCCGTGCACACCGAGGTCGGGCATCGCACGATGGGCGCCAAGGTCAACGGACGTCTCGTTCCGCTCGAGAGCACGCTCGCGAGCGGCGACGTCGTCGAGGTCTTCACCTCGAAGAACCCCGACTCCGGTCCGAGCCAGGACTGGCTCGGCTTCGTCAAGAGCCCCCGCGCGCGGAACAAGATCCGTCAGTGGTTCACGAAGGAACGACGCGACGAGGCCATCGAGCAGGGGCGCGACGCGATCGCCAGGGCCATGCGCAAGCAGAACCTGCCGCTGCAGAAGCTGATGAGCCAGGACTCCTTCGCCGAGGTGGCCGCGCAACTCCGCTACGACGACGTCTCGGCGCTGTACGCCGCGGTGGGCGAGGGCCACGTTTCGACGCAATCCGTGCTCGAGAAGGTCGTCGCACTGGTTCGCGATGCCCAAGAGGGCGATGAACCCGAGCTCCCGATCCCCACGCGCTCGCGCACCGCGCAGCGGCACTCGGACTCCGGCGTGCTCGTGCGTGGCGCTCCCGACATCCTCGTGAAGCTCGCCAGATGCTGCACCCCGGTGCCCGGCGATGCCATTGTGGGCTTCATCACGCGCGGGTCGGGCGTCTCGGTGCACCAGTCGACGTGCCACAACGTGCAGTCGCTCATGCGCGAGCCCGAACGCATGATCGACGTCGAATGGGCGCCGAGCTCGAAGAGCGTGTTCCTCGTGCAGATCCAGATCGAGGCGCTCGATCGTGCCGGGCTCCTCTCCGACGTGACGCGAGTGCTCTCGGAGCATCACGTGAACATCCTCTCGGCGAGCGTGTCCACGTCGACCGACCGGTTGGCGCTCAGTCGCTTCGTCTTCGAGATGGGCGACACCACCCACCTCGACCGGGTGCTCAATGCGGTTCGCCGCATCGATGCGGTCTACGACGTCTACCGCGTCAGCGACGGCTGA
- a CDS encoding DUF349 domain-containing protein: MTDSAQQPWGRVDETGTVFVRTNDGEREVGQYPDATPEEALAYFERKYADLAGQVTLLEQRARRGAPAADVAKAVETLKTSVAAAHAVGDLEALAKRLEALSGTTKELTEQQQAEAKAALADALAERARIVEQAETLAAQDPAKTQWKQTSAELDALFAAWQRHQQDGPRLPKNDANDLWKRFRAARSTIETHRKAFFADLDASHRDVRTRKQRLIERAEALAPRGADGIGDYRLLLDEWKQAGRAGKKLDDALWAKFKAAGDVLFGAKAEIDARDDEEYQANLTAKLALLDDADKILGEKDPKQARAALNKVQREWDEIGRVPRDQVRPVEDRLRKVENHVRSLEDERWEREDPEKKARSEGMLGQLHDAIAKLEADLAAAEAAGDARATAEAREALEARRAWLKAVGG; encoded by the coding sequence GTGACCGATTCAGCACAACAGCCGTGGGGACGCGTCGATGAGACGGGCACCGTCTTCGTTCGCACGAACGACGGTGAGCGCGAAGTCGGGCAGTACCCCGACGCCACGCCAGAAGAGGCGCTCGCCTACTTCGAGCGCAAGTACGCAGACCTCGCGGGCCAGGTGACCCTCCTCGAGCAGCGCGCGCGACGCGGTGCTCCCGCGGCGGATGTCGCGAAGGCGGTCGAGACGCTCAAGACCTCCGTCGCCGCGGCTCATGCCGTCGGCGATCTCGAGGCACTCGCGAAGCGGCTCGAGGCGCTCTCCGGCACCACCAAGGAGCTGACCGAGCAGCAGCAGGCCGAGGCGAAGGCCGCGCTGGCCGACGCCCTCGCCGAGCGCGCGCGCATCGTCGAGCAGGCAGAGACGCTCGCCGCTCAAGACCCCGCGAAGACGCAGTGGAAGCAGACCAGCGCCGAGCTCGACGCCCTGTTCGCCGCATGGCAGCGCCATCAGCAGGACGGCCCCCGCCTTCCGAAGAACGACGCCAACGACCTGTGGAAGCGGTTCCGCGCCGCACGCTCGACGATCGAGACGCACCGCAAGGCGTTCTTCGCCGACCTCGATGCCTCGCACCGCGACGTGCGCACGCGCAAGCAGCGCCTGATCGAGCGCGCCGAGGCCCTTGCGCCGCGCGGCGCAGACGGCATCGGCGACTACCGCCTGCTGCTCGACGAGTGGAAGCAGGCCGGCCGGGCCGGCAAGAAGCTCGACGACGCGCTCTGGGCGAAGTTCAAGGCCGCCGGCGACGTGCTCTTCGGCGCCAAGGCCGAGATCGACGCACGCGACGACGAGGAGTACCAGGCGAACCTCACGGCCAAGCTGGCCCTGCTCGACGACGCCGACAAGATCCTCGGCGAGAAGGACCCCAAGCAGGCTCGTGCCGCCCTCAACAAGGTGCAGCGCGAATGGGACGAGATCGGTCGTGTCCCCCGCGATCAGGTCCGCCCCGTCGAAGATCGCCTCCGCAAGGTCGAGAACCACGTGCGCTCACTCGAAGATGAGCGGTGGGAGCGTGAAGACCCCGAGAAGAAGGCCCGCTCCGAGGGCATGCTCGGCCAGCTGCACGACGCGATCGCGAAGCTCGAGGCGGATCTCGCCGCCGCAGAGGCCGCTGGCGATGCCCGCGCCACCGCCGAGGCCCGAGAGGCGCTCGAGGCGCGGCGCGCCTGGCTGAAGGCCGTCGGAGGCTGA
- a CDS encoding peptidylprolyl isomerase: MVSNDRQAREERARLRTYQARQRVHEGKIRRRTRDNVIAAVALVVVLALATAAQLFFFNGGPGTPEPVASPEATTAPPTDAAGQNTGDVPSSDIAEGRTWTGTLTLNDIPLGIELDGAAAPQAVSSEISLIQSGFYDGVSCHRLTTDGIFVLQCGDPNGDGSGGPGYSYGPIENDPADGVYPAGTIAMARQGGNAYSQGSQFFIVYGDTTLPSEDGVGGYTVIGKVTSGLDQLTAGVVDAGVVDGATDGAPVVPVAITSVTVE, encoded by the coding sequence GTGGTATCCAACGACCGTCAGGCGCGCGAGGAACGAGCGCGACTTCGCACCTACCAGGCACGACAGCGGGTGCATGAGGGCAAGATCCGTCGTCGCACGCGCGACAACGTGATCGCCGCCGTCGCACTCGTCGTGGTGCTCGCACTCGCGACCGCGGCCCAGCTGTTCTTCTTCAACGGCGGTCCAGGCACGCCCGAGCCCGTCGCGAGCCCCGAGGCGACCACCGCTCCCCCGACCGATGCCGCGGGCCAGAACACGGGCGACGTGCCCTCGTCCGACATCGCCGAGGGTCGCACGTGGACCGGAACCCTCACGCTGAACGACATCCCGCTCGGCATAGAGCTCGACGGCGCCGCAGCGCCGCAGGCGGTCTCGAGCGAGATCAGCCTGATCCAGTCCGGATTCTACGACGGCGTCTCGTGCCATCGCCTCACGACCGACGGCATCTTCGTGCTGCAGTGCGGCGACCCGAACGGCGACGGCTCCGGCGGCCCCGGCTACAGCTACGGCCCGATCGAGAACGATCCCGCCGACGGCGTCTACCCGGCGGGCACGATCGCCATGGCCAGGCAGGGCGGCAACGCCTACAGCCAGGGCAGCCAGTTCTTCATCGTCTACGGCGACACGACCCTCCCCTCCGAAGACGGCGTCGGCGGGTACACCGTGATCGGCAAGGTCACGAGCGGGCTCGACCAGCTCACCGCCGGTGTGGTCGACGCGGGTGTCGTCGACGGCGCCACCGATGGCGCGCCGGTCGTTCCGGTCGCGATCACATCCGTGACCGTCGAGTGA
- a CDS encoding replication-associated recombination protein A, protein MVNTAQGLRSGATPLAVRMRPTSLDEVAGQRHLLSPGSPLVALAGDRTGESGSVSVILWGPPGTGKTTLAQAIARSSGRKFVELSAVSAGVRDVRQVMEEARASRDLYGVSTVLFLDEIHRFTKAQQDALLPGVENGWVILVAATTENPSFSVISPLLSRSLLLTLELLSDDDLGVLVDRAVADPRGLSGAVDLEPEARAAIVRLASGDARRALTALEAAAVAAAGVLADARSAADAAAGAEPASSVDAHEGDVPADTTDDSADDRADGADGQGSDVAVGPRAVITAELVARAVDRALLRYDRNGDEHYDVISAFIKSVRGSDVDAALHYLARMIEAGEDARFIARRIIVLASEDIGLADPTALGVAVAAADAVQFIGMPEGRIPLAQAVVHLATAPKSNAAYLGIDKAIADVRAGKAGRVPKHLRDAHYPGAKRLGHGKGYVYPHDDPIGVVGQEYLPDSLRGAVYYEPTEHGNEREVSSRLAKLRRIVRGASKGR, encoded by the coding sequence ATGGTGAACACCGCGCAGGGCCTGCGCTCCGGCGCGACCCCGCTGGCCGTTCGCATGCGCCCGACGAGTCTCGACGAGGTCGCGGGGCAGCGTCATCTGCTCTCTCCCGGGTCGCCGCTCGTCGCCCTCGCGGGTGATCGAACGGGGGAGTCCGGGTCGGTCTCCGTGATCCTCTGGGGTCCGCCCGGCACCGGCAAGACCACGCTGGCACAGGCGATCGCGCGATCCTCGGGGCGCAAGTTCGTCGAACTCTCGGCCGTCAGCGCGGGCGTGCGCGACGTGCGCCAGGTCATGGAGGAGGCGCGGGCGAGCCGCGACCTCTACGGCGTCTCGACGGTGCTGTTCCTCGACGAGATCCACCGCTTCACCAAGGCCCAGCAGGACGCCCTGCTGCCAGGCGTCGAGAACGGCTGGGTGATCCTCGTGGCCGCCACGACCGAGAACCCTTCGTTCTCGGTCATCTCGCCGCTGCTCTCGCGTTCGCTGCTGCTGACCCTCGAGCTCCTCTCCGACGACGACCTCGGCGTGCTCGTCGATCGCGCCGTCGCCGATCCACGGGGGCTCTCCGGCGCCGTCGACCTCGAACCCGAGGCCCGCGCGGCGATCGTGCGGCTCGCCTCAGGCGACGCGCGGCGTGCCCTCACCGCGCTCGAGGCGGCGGCCGTCGCCGCGGCGGGGGTGCTCGCAGACGCCCGAAGCGCAGCCGATGCCGCAGCAGGTGCCGAGCCGGCGAGCAGCGTTGACGCACACGAGGGCGACGTGCCGGCCGACACGACCGACGACAGCGCCGACGACCGCGCTGACGGCGCCGACGGCCAGGGGTCGGATGTCGCGGTCGGGCCGCGTGCGGTCATCACGGCCGAACTCGTGGCCCGTGCCGTCGACCGGGCGCTGCTGCGATACGACCGCAACGGCGACGAGCACTACGACGTCATCAGCGCGTTCATCAAGTCGGTGCGTGGCAGCGACGTCGACGCCGCGCTGCACTACCTCGCACGCATGATCGAGGCCGGAGAGGACGCCAGGTTCATCGCCCGTCGCATCATCGTGCTCGCCTCCGAGGACATCGGCCTGGCCGATCCTACGGCGCTCGGCGTGGCGGTCGCGGCCGCCGATGCGGTGCAGTTCATCGGCATGCCGGAGGGGCGCATCCCGCTCGCGCAGGCGGTCGTGCACCTCGCGACGGCGCCGAAGTCGAATGCGGCCTACCTCGGCATCGACAAGGCCATCGCGGATGTCCGCGCGGGCAAGGCCGGGCGGGTGCCCAAGCACCTGCGCGATGCGCACTACCCCGGGGCGAAGCGGCTCGGGCACGGCAAGGGCTACGTCTATCCGCACGACGACCCGATCGGCGTGGTGGGGCAGGAGTACCTTCCCGACTCGCTGCGGGGCGCGGTGTACTACGAGCCGACCGAGCACGGCAACGAGCGCGAGGTGTCGTCGCGCCTGGCGAAGCTCCGCCGCATCGTGCGCGGGGCGTCGAAGGGGCGCTAG